From the Pseudobacteroides sp. genome, one window contains:
- a CDS encoding cold-shock protein, with the protein MNNGTVKWFNAEKGFGFIAVDGGDDVFVHFSSIQSNGYKSLDEGQRVNFDIEKGQRGLQATNVYLD; encoded by the coding sequence ATGAATAATGGTACAGTAAAATGGTTCAACGCAGAAAAAGGATTTGGGTTTATTGCCGTGGATGGTGGAGATGATGTATTCGTTCATTTTTCTTCAATCCAGTCAAATGGCTACAAAAGCTTGGATGAAGGACAAAGAGTGAACTTTGATATAGAAAAAGGTCAACGTGGTCTTCAAGCAACTAATGTTTATCTCGATTAA
- a CDS encoding alpha-amylase family glycosyl hydrolase codes for MNQEYRILQIDPYLRPFADDIELRMNCYKKARRKLVEDDKMLTSFVNGHLYFGFHAKENGWVYREWAPNAQDVYLIGDFNNWNDQVHKLKRLDNGVWELLVEGELPHGSRVKLKIKANNHIYDRIPLYCKRVVQNSESNQFDGMIWNPPVPFNWNDKGFVPQQPLYIYECHIGMSGEKESVSSFLEFADNVLPRIKKQGYTAIQIMAIMEHPYYGSFGYQVSNFFAVSSRFGTPEDFKALVDKAHSVGIAVIMDLVHSHTVKNTVEGLAEFDGTDYQFCHHGNKGDHPDWHTRLFNYGKLEVQHFLLSNVKYWLTEYHLDGFRFDGVTSMMYHHHGRGTAFDNYKKYFSMDTDLESITYLQLATELAKEVNPNSILIAEDMSGMPGMCLPIIDGGIGFDYRLGMGLPDLLIKMMKTKDENWHMGKFWNELTNRRPQEKVIGYTESHDQALVGDKTLMFWLADHDMYWNMNKDGKNERIDRAIALHKILRFITCAVGGDGYLNFMGNEFGHPEWIDFPREGNGWSYKYARRQWSLVDNPNLKYEYLYNFDAAMLSFLTSNDLYKEPARLLLVHESNKVLSFIKGNHTFIFNFHPSNSYVHMLSDTSAFKLVFHSAWQCFGGFVDEVLNTGLLCKDGVVVDRRTAVVLKYNP; via the coding sequence ATGAATCAAGAATATCGCATTTTACAAATTGACCCATATCTGCGACCTTTTGCGGATGACATAGAATTACGCATGAATTGTTATAAAAAAGCCAGACGCAAACTAGTTGAAGACGACAAAATGCTTACGTCTTTTGTCAATGGGCATCTTTATTTTGGTTTTCATGCCAAAGAAAATGGCTGGGTATACAGAGAATGGGCTCCAAATGCTCAAGACGTTTACCTCATTGGTGATTTTAACAACTGGAATGACCAAGTTCACAAGTTGAAAAGGTTGGACAACGGGGTCTGGGAGCTACTTGTCGAGGGAGAACTTCCACATGGTTCAAGGGTCAAACTGAAAATCAAAGCCAACAACCATATATATGACCGTATACCGCTATATTGTAAGCGAGTAGTGCAAAACTCTGAGTCAAATCAATTTGACGGAATGATATGGAACCCACCTGTTCCTTTTAACTGGAATGACAAGGGATTTGTACCACAGCAGCCTTTATATATTTACGAATGCCACATAGGTATGTCTGGTGAAAAAGAAAGTGTATCTTCATTCTTAGAGTTTGCAGACAACGTGCTGCCCCGCATTAAAAAGCAAGGCTACACAGCAATCCAAATTATGGCTATCATGGAGCATCCCTATTATGGCTCCTTTGGATATCAGGTATCCAATTTCTTTGCAGTATCTTCTCGCTTTGGAACGCCAGAAGACTTTAAGGCTCTTGTAGATAAAGCTCATAGTGTGGGGATTGCAGTTATAATGGATTTAGTACACTCTCATACCGTAAAAAATACGGTTGAGGGATTAGCTGAATTTGACGGAACGGATTATCAATTTTGCCATCATGGAAACAAAGGTGATCATCCTGATTGGCACACACGCTTATTCAACTATGGAAAGCTAGAAGTCCAACATTTTCTACTGTCCAATGTTAAATATTGGTTAACTGAATATCACTTAGATGGCTTTCGTTTTGACGGTGTGACTTCTATGATGTATCATCATCATGGAAGGGGAACCGCTTTTGACAACTATAAAAAATATTTTTCCATGGATACCGACCTTGAATCAATTACATACCTTCAGTTGGCCACCGAGCTTGCAAAAGAAGTAAATCCCAACTCCATACTTATAGCGGAAGACATGAGTGGGATGCCAGGTATGTGCCTACCAATTATTGATGGTGGTATTGGCTTTGATTACCGCCTTGGCATGGGTTTGCCTGATTTGTTAATCAAGATGATGAAAACGAAAGACGAGAATTGGCATATGGGAAAATTCTGGAATGAGCTGACCAATCGTCGGCCACAGGAAAAAGTAATTGGCTACACTGAATCACACGACCAAGCACTCGTAGGTGACAAAACCTTGATGTTCTGGTTGGCAGACCATGACATGTACTGGAATATGAATAAGGACGGCAAAAACGAAAGAATTGATAGAGCAATTGCCTTGCACAAAATATTACGCTTCATTACCTGTGCTGTTGGAGGAGATGGATACCTCAACTTTATGGGTAATGAATTTGGACATCCTGAATGGATTGACTTTCCTCGCGAAGGCAACGGTTGGAGTTATAAATACGCAAGACGTCAATGGAGTTTAGTGGATAACCCAAACCTAAAATATGAGTATCTTTATAACTTTGACGCAGCTATGCTAAGCTTTTTAACTAGTAACGACTTGTATAAAGAACCTGCTCGTCTTCTATTGGTACATGAATCCAATAAAGTTTTATCATTTATCAAAGGGAATCATACATTCATTTTCAATTTTCACCCAAGTAATAGCTATGTACATATGTTGAGCGATACTTCCGCATTTAAGCTGGTATTTCATAGTGCTTGGCAGTGCTTTGGAGGTTTTGTGGATGAAGTGTTAAACACGGGGTTACTTTGTAAGGATGGTGTTGTGGTAGACCGTAGAACAGCAGTTGTGCTTAAATACAATCCATGA